A genomic segment from Phragmites australis chromosome 6, lpPhrAust1.1, whole genome shotgun sequence encodes:
- the LOC133922967 gene encoding uncharacterized protein LOC133922967, whose translation MPGHAVIDWQHREGATRLYNDYFIDNPVYGDVLFRRRFRMSRWLFLRIAAAVEDHDTWFRQGRDATGKLGLSPLQKMTAAIRQLAYGVSSDAVDEYVRIGASTTMLALRKYVQAIVEVFGEEYLRAPNETDTARLLAEGERRGFPGILGSIDCMHWVWKNCPKVWHGAYTGHTRKPSIVLEAVASYDLWIWHAFFGMPGSLNDINVLHRSNLFTRLTDGSAPPVSYNINGNRYDMGYYLGDGIYPEWATIVKAIPAPRGNKSIHFSAMQAAVRKDVERAFGVLQARFAIVRGPARVWDQSTLHNIMTACVIMHTMIIEDERGSASPVQVFDFMGEPTQVHRSADESVLQYVETTQAIRNRAMHLQLRDELVEHLWSIHGAH comes from the exons ATGCCCGGCCATGCGGTTATAGACTGGCAACACCGCGAAGGTGCTACTAGGCTGTACAACGACTACTTCATCGACAACCCTGTGTACGGTGATGTCCTGTTTCGTCGAAG GTTTCGTATGTCGCGGTGGTTGTTCTTGCGTATTGCGGCCGCTGTGGAGGACCATGACACCTGGTTCAGGCAGGGAAGGGATGCAACGGGGAAGCTCGGCCTTAGCCCATTGCAAAAAATGACAGCGGCCATACGGCAACTAGCATACGGTGTCAGTTCCGATGCAGTTGACGAGTACGTGCGGATAGGGGCGAGCACAACGATGCTGGCATTGCGAAAATATGTGCAAGCTATTGTGGAGGTGTTCGGAGAAGAATATCTTCGTGCTCCCAATGAAACTGACACTGCGCGCCTCCTGGCAGAAGGCGAGCGCCGTGGGTTCCCCGGGATTCTCGGGAGCATTGACTGCATGCATTGGGTATGGAAGAACTGTCCAAAAGTATGGCATGGCGCGTACACAGGCCATACTCGCAAGCCTTCTATAGTTTTGGAGGCGGTTGCGTCGTATGACttatggatttggcatgcttttTTTGGGATGCCTGGGAGTCTTAACGATATAAACGTTTTGCACCGCTCTAACTTATTTACCAGGCTTACCGATGGGAGTGCCCCGCCTGTGTCGTACAACATAAATGGTAACAGGTACGACATGGGATACTACCTCGGTGATGGCATATACCCCGAATGGGCGACTATAGTGAAGGCAATTCCTGCACCAAGAGGCAACAAGAGCATCCATTTCTCCGCGATGCAAGCAGCTGTCCGCAAGGATGTGGAACGTGCATTTGGTGTCTTGCAAGCTAGGTTTGCTATTGTTCGCGGACCAGCTAGAGTATGGGATCAGTCCACATTGCACAATATCATGACCGCCTGTGTTATTATGCACACCATGATAATTGAGGACGAGCGCGGTAGCGCATCCCCGGTGCAGGTGTTCGACTTCATGGGGGAACCAACTCAAGTCCATCGAAGTGCTGATGAAAGTGTCCTGCAATATGTCGAAACAACTCAAGCTATCCGCAACCGTGCAATGCACCTCCAATTGCGTGATGAGCTTGTTGAGCACCTTTGGAGTATTCATGGAGCACACTAG